GTGGTACTTCTTCAGCCACAAAGACAAGAAGTATCCGACTGGGACAAGGACCAACAGAGCCACCATGGCTGGGTTTTGGAAAGCAACGGGTCGAGACAAATCAGTGTACGACAAGACAAAACTGATTGGGATGAGGAAAACCCTTGTTTTCTACAAAGGAAGGGCTCCAAATGGACAGAAGACCGATTGGATTATGCACGAATACAGACTTGAATCCGAGGAGAATGGACCTCCACAGGCAAGTAATCtcatcttctctctccctctctctctctctctctctctctctcacacacacacacacagagataCATACACAAACCAGCACTGAGTATATTAACGGTAGAGAGAAGCTATGGTCAACATGGCATGGGTTTGAAGCAGCACTTGTTGACCTAATATACGTATAGGCTATAGCTGATTTAGAATTTCTTATAGATTGGAGTTTGGCATCGATTACCATCACTTGCTATACAAAAAGGTTTATGGCaacactttctctctctccatgcTCGATCGTTCAACATCAGATAGTAGCCTCTCACAAACatggttttttaaatttaaaaaaaaaaaaaaaaaaaaacttaatattgTGTGAGTACTGTAGTTTTCTAAAAGCCAATGGAACCATCTCATGTAATTTGCATGCGTAAGTCGTAGACCactaatatatatgtgtgtgcaGTCTCACTTCCACCAACACATGAAAGTCAAAAGTTAAAGCTTTTAAAAGCATGTATTAATTTGCTTTCTACCAATTCATTTTCTGGTGTGGCTTTCTCCTGCTTCAGTTtgtcaaaaagaaaagttccAATTCTGTTGCATGGCCTTTGCCTTTAGATTGACATCAAGCTACGACTCTCTTTaccaaacagaaagaaaactCCAAAAGCTACTTAAAGAAAATGCATGTCTATGTATAAAGgtcaaaaggaaaaacattCACTTTTCCCCTCAAGAAACATTCCCAACCTCTTTTCCACAACAACAtgattagaaaaacaaaatggaaagtaattttatttatttatttcaggaAGAAGGATGGGTGGTATGCAGAGCATTCAAGAAGAGAACCAGTAGCCAAAACAAAGGCATTGAAGGGTGGGACTCAAGCTACTTCTACGAAGAACTCAACGGTGTCAGTTCTGTCGTTGATCCAACCGAATATATGATCTCGAGGCAGCCTCCAAGCTTTTTAGCCCAGAATTTCATGTGCAAGCAAGAGACAGAAGCTGACAGTTTGAACTTCATGCACTCTGATCATTTTGTGCAGCTGCCTCAGCTTGAGAGCCCATCTCTGCCATTGATATCAAAGAGGCCGAGCTCAATGTCTCTGATATCGGAGAACAATATTGAAGTGGAAGACGAGCCCAAGAAGGTGACTGACTGGAGGGCCTTGGACAAGTTTGTGGCATCTCAGTTGAGTCAAGAAGAGAGGTATGAAGGTGACGGAGAGTCGAGCTTTGGGGCACATGATGATTCAGAGATGGCATTGTTGTTATTGCAGAGTAGTGGTAGGGATGATGACCAGGGGAACAAGTTGAATGGGTTCCTAAATTCCAGTCCTGATGGTGATATTGGGATATgcatatttgaaaaataattaagaggGACTGCAATAATGGAGGAagctaattaatttttattggtAAGTAGGTATTATAAATGTTATAAGGGTTGATTGAATCAATCCCTAAGAcatatatttttgtaaaaatatggTTGTGAGtgtattctctctctctctctctctctctctctctctctcttccacaCACAGAGACACAAAGTTCCATGCATGTATATCTTAATTTGTATaattagtgatatacccacaagaatttttttaaaaaaaatattgaaatagtgttattttttttgttgttgtcaaaATTAGAACCGGAGTAGACTTACATACACAGATAACATGCATGGAGACTTGAATCAAAGTCCATTTAGGAGCATACCAAAAACCTGAACCAATCCAACTAATATcccatttaattattaaaactaGTGTTTCACTCACTACGGAAAACTCAATCTAATTCTCCAAATGTACAATATGCTTATATACCAAAATCGTATATCAAGATATTATACCAAGAAAATTAGTCCACGACATACAAGAAAATTGGCTCATTGAGATCTCTCATCAATTCAAATAGATGAACATAATTTCCAAACCCCTCCACTCAAATTACTGTCTTGTTATGATTTGTACTCATGAATAACACCAATATTATCTGGtcacaaaactcaaaaatgtCAACCAAAATAAAAGCGAACATATTCAAATCTCCCCTCAAcagtatttatatatatacacatgaaCATAAAGTctttgttttgtgataatagtATCATACACATTATCGATAATAATATcgctaatttatttttaattttttaaatatatacgatagtctaaactacaaaatGAATTagagtttctcacacacatatTATATTATCAAGAAAATACATCCATTACATAATCACACTATATGTACATGAAAACATGACAATATGATATGTATCTATGTAAATGTGAAATAAATTAACAATGAAAGCCAGATCAAATAAAGATTTTCCATGTATAAACATATGCGTGTGTGTTTGTTCACAAAATACTCAAACTCCATTTGTTGAGTGTCGTCGAGGCATGAGATTGTAAGCATCTCAGTGATAGCAATGAAAATATGTTTCAAAGCCCTGCAAAATCTACGTACGTTtcttttctattaaaaatcTAAACTAATTTTCATTTCGAAACATACAGTCATTATTTGGAGAGAGCTTAATAAAGATTAATATATGGTGAGCATGGTAAGCATGGCGGCAGGCATCTCTCTCGGAGAGAGATGCTCGGGTGTGGGTTGGGTGGGTCCCAAAAGGCTTGTTCACTGTCCAGCATGCGCTGTGCAACGTGGTACCTGTTGGGCATGCTTTGTCCTCATtcagtttttgtattttcagcTTCACTTCACATGCATGGccattgctctctctctctctctctctctctctctctctctctctctctctaccctACCAATTTATGAAGAAGATTCAAACGAACACTTTTCGATATTGGACGACAACCCAGTGGCATTAAATATATTGGAGGTTGGACGAACAAATTAATCAAAGTTTTTAACGTGGCTTTTTCATGCAATGTGGACTATTTTTGAAGTATTTGTCACATTTTATGAATACCCTCAGAAATTATCTAAGTAGACATATGTGTCACACACATAGTATCCAAGCAGGGATAATATGTTTGATTTCTATACACATGTCAAACTGTAATTAGTATATAAAAGTAAGAATTCATAGGTACTctcaaaagaaggaaataataatattttctttaacatAGTTTACCCTACTCACTTAAA
Above is a genomic segment from Prunus dulcis chromosome 7, ALMONDv2, whole genome shotgun sequence containing:
- the LOC117634804 gene encoding NAC domain-containing protein 37-like, whose protein sequence is MMESIESTVPPGFRFHPTDEELVGYYLRKKVASQKIDLDVIRDIDLYRIEPWDLQERCRIGYEEQNEWYFFSHKDKKYPTGTRTNRATMAGFWKATGRDKSVYDKTKLIGMRKTLVFYKGRAPNGQKTDWIMHEYRLESEENGPPQEEGWVVCRAFKKRTSSQNKGIEGWDSSYFYEELNGVSSVVDPTEYMISRQPPSFLAQNFMCKQETEADSLNFMHSDHFVQLPQLESPSLPLISKRPSSMSLISENNIEVEDEPKKVTDWRALDKFVASQLSQEERYEGDGESSFGAHDDSEMALLLLQSSGRDDDQGNKLNGFLNSSPDGDIGICIFEK